TTTTTAAAACAATCGTCCTATCATTTTGAATACAACGAAATAACTTTCCTTGCTTATCCTTTGAACAGAAACAAACTCAATGCTTGGGTTTATATAATGTTTCTTAGCTTCTTCTCTCGCTCCATCTTCTGTTTCTTTTATGGTTTTTGGCAGATCTTCTTTTTTACAAAAAACTAAACTATAACGGTAACTAAAGCCTATCTGAGTGTTATTCATGCTATTTCCTCCAATACAACCTCGATACGAGGATTGTATTTATCTACCTCAAAACTATGATTTAAATCTCCTATTTGCGCCCAGCCATCGTTTTTTAATACTCCCGCCTTAATAAGTCCATCTATAATAAACTTTTGACCAGTCATAATATTGTCTTTATCCTTACGCTTGTTTTTGCAGTACCATGTAAAGTTTAGGTTTGCTTTATTGATAAATGGTAGATTACGAGCGTAAAGCACGGTTAAGTCTGTATATTGCTTTTTTAGATTTGCATATGCCATGGGATGCGATTTACTTACTTTGATAATGTTATTAAAGTCCGGCATGTCTCCTGGTATGGTTAGTTTAATCATTTTCTATCGTCCACTTTCCGTTATATAAATCTTCTATCGTCCACTTTCCGTTATATAAATCTTCTATCGTCCACTTTCCGTTATATAAATCTAACAAAGAAAATACTCCAATGTTCCTAGATGATATTCTGAAAATTTCTGATTCGGTTGGTTCTACATAGTATCGTTTACCATCAGAATGGAACGCTACCCTATTCCCATCTTTCAAAGCCTTCATAGCTTCATTAAATGATACATAGTTAGGTAATATGCGCCATTTAGAGTTTATTAACGAGCTTGTAAGTCGGTCCAATTCCCATTGTTCTCTCTGTTCGTTGTAGAACATTAGTTCTCCGTCTATATCTTTTTTTGCTTTTGTGAATCTATCAGAACAAACTCCTATCTTTTCAAATATTCTTTCCGCAACCTCCCCGTCCTTTAATTGATCTATCATTTCGCCAGTAGTAATTGGTGCTCCAGCCATTCTTATCCCCTCCCTCTATACCTACCAAGTAAAATGATAGGTATAGTTGTAATTTAATATGTTAATATCCGTTGATTAATAGATTTTCTTGTTATAGGTCTTCTTCTTTAATGAATATGCCGTTAACCATTTCGCCTTTACGGTCGCTTATTTCTGCATAAGCTGCAGCGATACAATCTTTTATATCTAAGTCCATTTGCATGGATAAGATAGTTAAAACAACGTATACATCACCTACAGAATCGATTACTTGATCTAAGTTTCCTTTTGCTAATCCTTCTGCTAGTTCCCCAACTTCCTCTACTAGTTTTAACATTTGCTTTTCCGGTTGTGCCTCGTCCAATCCTTTGTTTACTGCCCACTGTTCAATATTTGTTGTTAGTTCATTTAAATTCATTGTTTAGCCCTCCAAGTATTCGCTTTTTTCTAAAACTTCGTATGCGTCCTGCCCTTCATCGTTTTCTGTTATCCCTAAGCAATCACCATCTAAAAAAGCGACATAGCCAGTTGGATAAAGTTGTACACAATCTTTGTGATATAATTCATCTCCAACGATTACGATTACATCATCCCAATAAAAGGGATCGTCACAAGCAATGCATGTTTTTTGTAGATTCATTTTTAGCCACACCTTTCAAGTATTCAGTAAATTCTTTATGAGTTTTATCGTTTAGTCGCTCGTCATCATGCATTCCCTTTAGATTTTTGAATATCAGCACGTGTTTGCTTATCCAGTTTATAAAATCTAGCATTTTCACTTCATTAGCGTTATTTTTACCAACATAACCTAAATATGCTTGAAACCGAGGTTGATATTTTTTCTCGTAATCGTATATAGTTAGTTGTTTCAACGTTAACACTTCCTACACCCATACCAAGCAATAACAACCACTTGGTTGGCTATAATATGTTTGTACTGTTATTAATATCTCACCATCATTGTTTATGTGTTCTGTGTGTTTTAGATAGAGTTTCAAGTGATCACTCCTTGCTCTATATCTAAAATGGCTTTAAATATTGGATATATTTGTTGCGGTACTACTGCGTTACCTAAAGCATTTAATCTACTTGCGTCCAATTCTCTGGGAACCCCATCATCATTTCTACAAAGCTTGGATTCGTCCTCTTTCCGAAATTCAACGTTATTAGCTCCACGATTGATAAAGAAAAATTGTTTCCATTCCTCGAATTTTTCTCTTTTACTTTTTTGGATTGTCGATTGCTTGAATCTTAGATGACGACCGCAACTTGCTATCGGCGTTGGCAACAATGAACGTCCTATCTCTCCTGTGGATGGCACCGACGGCACAAGCTGGTATAATAAATGCTTGTGTTTCGTAACCGATGCTTTCCAAGTCAGAAAGCGTTCTGTCGAGTTCCATTCGTGCGAAGTTAGCAACATTTTCACCAACAACCCAACAGGGCTTGATTTCTTCAATGATCCTAAACATTTCTGGCCAGAGGTCGCGGTCATCTTCCGTGCCTTTTCGCTTCCCGGCAATACTGTAAGGTTGGCAAGGGAATCCTCCTGAAATAACGTCAACTGTTCCAACATCAATCCCCCTATCTTGTAATGTTTGTTTATTTAAAGTCCGTACATCTTCAAAAATTGGTACATTAGGCCAATGTTTTTTTAATACCTTTTGGCAAAATGGTTCTCTTTCACAAAAGGCTACTGTTTCAATTCCTGCCCATTCAGCAGCAAGACTGATTCCACCAATACCTGCGAATAATTCGATAGATTTCATATGCTCACCTATTTCATAAATACAAGCCAGTGTGTTTTGCTCCTGCGGTTTCCAAATAACGGCTTGACCTTAATTACATTTAATATCTCACCTAGCTTGATCTGATCTTCATTCCACTTAAATATTAATGTTCCGTTAGGCTTTAAAACTCTCATACATTCATCAAAACCTTTTTTTATATCGTTTGGCCAATCTTCTGAAAGTTTTCCGTATTTCTTGGCCATCCAAGAGCTATCACCTATTCTTAATAAATGCGGAGGGTCGAAAACCACTAAATAAAATGTTTCATCTTCAAATGGCATATTCCTAAAGTCAGCAATTAAATCCGGTCTAACTTCCAATTTTCGACCATCGCATAATGTGTCGCTTAATTCCCTGTTGTCCATGTAAAGCACATCTTTATTTTGCTTATCAAACCAAAACATTCTACTACCGCAACAAGCGTCTAGTATTCTTTGCATTTCTATCACCTCAAAACCACCCTTGCCCTGGATTTTCTTGCTTTACCTCTAATGCTCTAGTGGCATCTGATTCACCTTTCGACGCAACTGCCAATATTAGTTTAGCTTTTTCAATTGCATTAGAAGGGTCTCCCCAATCTAACGCTTTCATAGCTTTTTCTATTGCTTGTTTATAGCGTTGGTTTTGATACTGTAATTCAGCTTTTTCATTAGTTAATTCCATTATTTCTTTACCATTTCTTAAGAGATAAGCTTCTGCTACATCTACTATCTCTTCCAACCATTCTTTATCTGTCATAACTTTATCCCCTTATTTTATTTATCTTAGGCTCTAAGTCTTTTCTAACTCTGCAATGATATTTACGAGTAGTTATATTTCCTTTTTCTTTTCTGATATTTCCGATTGATTCGTCCAATTTAGGCAGCTTATCCTGCCATTTAGATACAATGGATTCCAGATGCTTTAATTGGCTATTTTCGTTCTTTAATCTGCGCCTTTCTTGGCGTATCTCTTGGATGCGCTTAGCGATCTTATAACCGTCTCTAGCATTAAATTTGGTTAACTCTATTTGGTGTAATAAGTCTAATTGTTCGTCTTCCAACTCTTTAATGCGGGAGACGTTAGCTTTATATGTCTTAGGTATATCTCTTATACTGTCTCTTATGGTTATTGCAGTGTTTAATATATCCATAATGACTTACCCCTTTTTCAAATACCTAGCTTCAAATTGCGTTTTATAAAACCTTTCTGCGCTGGATAAATCAACTAATCTCATTACGTGAGTATTTATATTTAGCGCTCTCGTTATATGGGTTTTAGGTACACCTAACTGCTGTAATCTCTCCACATCCGAATATGTCATATCCATTTTCTTACTGAGCATTCTTTTAACCTCTTGTTCGGCTTTTCTTTCTGAATTTCCGTATAATTTCTTTCCTAATTTTCTACGTTCTCTATCCAGTTCATGTCGGTCTCTTTGATTTGCTGATTCATATTGCTCCTGTATTTCGTTTAGCCGTTGCAGTATCTCATGCTTTTCCATGTTTCAACCTCCTAAATGCAAATGGGCGTTTAATCCGTCGTTTCCTTGCTAAATCTATTAAAGCTAGAAGAACTTCCTGCGGATGCTTTTGCGTTAGTCTTGCTATTTCCTCAACTTCTCTGCCGTTGTTCCAGTGGTATGTTATTTGCTTTAATTGTTCTTTTTTAAATGCCAATTCCAAATCTTCAAATATAAATACATAGTCGCCTGTAGGTTCGATTAAAGGCACGTGCGACTTATTTATTGTTTTCATGATGCTTTACCCTCCAAGCTATCCAACCATGCCCGTAACCTCTCTAAATCACTGTCATCACGTTTAAAATCGCAATGAATATCTCGACAAGGTCTATACTCTACGTAATAACCATGATCTATTACTATCCCGCCAGTACCTTTACATGTTTTACACATTAGTTATCACCTTCATAAATGTTTCCTACTACTTCTATTCGTTCTTGCCAATGCGTCAGTCCTGCATAGCTACTGGCGCCATTTTGTTTGCCTACGAAACCCGCATCATGCCACACAACCGTATAAGTGATGTTAGGGTCACCCATATGGTATTTATCCCCCTCATATATCTCCTTACCGTTTTTATCTTTTAAGCCTGTGTATATATCTCTAGATAACATTTCATGTTCGTCCGAAAAGACGATTGATAAATCTTTTAGTGGTCTTTGCTCTATTTGGCTAAGGGAATAATATACAACGTGGACATTCCCGGAAGGTTTGTGTTTCATAATGTATCTAATTTTAATATCGCTCATCGCTCACCCTCCATGACATCGTAAATATTTATTTGATTCTTTCTAAATTCTTCATCAGCTAAAGCCTTTAAATGCTTTTCATAACAGACGGGACCATATCCTCGTTTAATACTGCGGATATCTTTTAATTGTCTGCCGCATGTTTTGCATTCTTTGTATTCAGTCATTGGGCTTCTCTCCTTAACCTGTAATCTTTTCCTTCAACTCGATATAATCTATCTCCACACATTTCTTCCAACCTGCTAGATGCTGCATAACCTATCTTTTCTGATAACGTGCCAATATCTTCATTGGAGCTAAAAATAATTGGTTTTTGTTGACGGTATCTTTCGTTGATAATTTCATAGTAAAGCCCTTCTTTCGTTTCTGAATATTTCACTTTTCCGATGTCATCCCATACAAGAACATCAGCCTGTATTGCGCTTTCTAGCAATTTATTTAAGGTTTGCCCGCCATCACTATTCATTTTGGCGTTAATTAACTCACCCATAAATCTAATGTCAGAAACACATAATACTCTGCATCCTCTGTCAAACCTTGATTTCTGTCCTGGAGCTATTTCATCATGAATGCGTATATTGTTTAATATCCATTTAGCAGCAGCCATTTGCAGGTGTGTCTTTCCTAAACCAAAGCTATTGTGTTCCGCCTTTACTTTGTACCGTTCTTCGCCACTTAAATTCCTGATACGGGTTTCGCCAAAAGTGGCTATAAACCCTAAACTATTTTGTTTCGGTTTATTCTCCATGATGTTAGGAAAATCTTTTAAATAATCTTTAGTGGCGTTAAATAAAGTGCGTTGCGTTTCATTTTCCGTTTTGTAATTATCAAAACGAGCATTTTTAAATTCTTCCGGTATCAATGCATTTTTAAAGCGATTCTTTAAGCTCTTTTGTTTTAAGCAATGACAAGGGCGGCCTACATCCTTTAACACTTTAATTGGTTCTTGACCTTTGACTTTTATTTCTTCCTCCACTTTTTCAATAAGCATTCCTGTATCATTACAATCTTTACATTCCACCCCTAAAGGCTTGTTCTGCTGCTGCAAGTTCTTGTTTTGCTTGCTCATAGCTTGTGCTCTTGCCATTACCTCTTGTATTGCTTGCCCTATGTTGGTAAAACCCGCCGTCATTATTTACACCCCTTTTTGCAAAATTCTTTAATGGCTCTGCATCATCGATAAATTTCCTCACGTCTTTATCTCTCATAAGGTCGGCTAACGAGTACTTTTGTGTGAACCAGTATTTATCGCTTGAATAAACTACCGCATAGTTGTCTATGACTTGAATCAGTTGTTCGTACGTGTAATCTTTTAATCGAGCATTTATTGCTGATCTCATTGAGCTAGTTATTTTTTGATGTTGAATAATATTTTTAGATAAATAGTGATCGAATAGATCACGTATATATTCTTTTGTATTATTAACTGTATTATTATTAACTGTATTATTATCTGTCTCATTTTTGGGTATAGGGGTTGTCTCATTTTTGGGTATAGGGTTGTCGCATAAATAGGTATACCTATGCTCAATATTGCGTGTACCCTCATGGTATTTAACTTCACGTCTTATATAACCGTTTTTTTCCAATTGATTGAACCATCTTTGGATAGTGCTTCTACTAACCCCATATAATTCAGTAAAGTATGAATCCCTAGCCCAGCAAAAGCCTTTTTCATTGCACAGTGCTGTTATTTCTCCATAAAGCAACTTAGCATTAGCAGTTATATTTTTGTCATATCTAATCGTTGCGGGAATGATAGCGTAATAACTTCTTTTTATTCCTTCCATTAGCCGTCACCCTCTTATCTATTAATCTCACATCTTGCATAATACTTACCTACCTTAACCACCCTATAGCCGGGATAACGCTGCATATAATATGCTAGATTGGCTTTAAACTCATTATTATCTTTTGCGTTATCCCAAAGCCATTTAGGTAGTATTACTCTTGATGTGTTATACATGTTTGTAGTTCACAAACTCCAGTAATTCCGCCTGTGTTTTACCTGTCGGAATAATGTAGACTAGTGACCGTTTAATCAAAAAATCTATAGTTTCAAATGCTTGTTTATCTATAGCAGCTAGATGTACTTTGTCATTCGATGTTATTAATACATTTATACTGGCGTTTTCTATATCAACTTTTTCCATTTATAATCACCTTTCGTATAGGTCATTGACCTTTTTATATTCTTCAATGGCAGTCCGTTCATCACGCCGTAAAGCAATGATTAAGTTATCTGTAGACTTAAACAGATTCTGCCATTTACGTGATTCAGCCTTTGCCTGTGCTTCTTTCATGCGCAGGTCATAGGTATCTATGTCTGCCTGTGCTTCTTTTTCAACACCAGTGCCTTTATAGCCTTGCTTTATTTCGCCTTGCAATCTCTTTCGCTCGGCATAGACAGCACCGTATTTGTATAAAGCATCAGCATCTAAATAACCGATAATCATTTGAGCTTGAGAGTATAGGCGTATCATTTTATTTAAGTCGGCTAAATGCTCAGGATTGAGCTTGTCTATTTCGTCATATATTTGTTTTAATCTATTTTTTCTACCTTCATTTGCCATAATATCGTTCCAACTCTTCTCGTTTCTTCATTCTCCATGCCCTTCCCTCTGCCGTGTAATCGGCAAAGTTATGGCATGTACCGGTGTTTACAGATGGACCGCATAAAAGGACTATATTAGCTGGGTCGTTTCCGAGTCCACCCTTGCTAGCCTGTTGTAAATGAGCCATTTCAAAGGCGTAGGCGCTTGTTCTACCACAGCGTTCACATTTACCTTCAGACCGCCTTAAAACCTCTCTACGTACCTTATTTGTTATCCTAGTGCGGTTTTTTTGCTTTGGTACTCTACGTTTATGGTTAGGTTTAGGTGCTGGGTTAGCCATTGTTCGTCACCTCGGGAAACACATTCATTTCTTTGCAAAATTCCAAGTATTCAATTTTTTTCTTGTGCAACTCTATTTCTTTTTTAGTAATCTTTACTGGTATTTCATAAAGCTTATATCTATCTAATTTAATAAAAGGATTATTTAGTAGATTATCGTCAGTTTGATAGGCAATTATTGACGCTCTATTCAGCCCAAACACGTACATGTAATGGATTAATTGCCTTTTGTAATGTATTGGTACCTTTTCCGTTAAAAACCATTCAAATGCCTTCTTTGTGACTTTTACGTCTGATACCTTATCCTCTAAAATGTAATCCGTATTCGCTCTAGCGATACCCTTAACCTTTTGTTTATCTCTCTCACCTT
The window above is part of the Virgibacillus proomii genome. Proteins encoded here:
- a CDS encoding helix-turn-helix domain-containing protein, with amino-acid sequence MEGIKRSYYAIIPATIRYDKNITANAKLLYGEITALCNEKGFCWARDSYFTELYGVSRSTIQRWFNQLEKNGYIRREVKYHEGTRNIEHRYTYLCDNPIPKNETTPIPKNETDNNTVNNNTVNNTKEYIRDLFDHYLSKNIIQHQKITSSMRSAINARLKDYTYEQLIQVIDNYAVVYSSDKYWFTQKYSLADLMRDKDVRKFIDDAEPLKNFAKRGVNNDGGFYQHRASNTRGNGKSTSYEQAKQELAAAEQAFRGGM
- a CDS encoding DUF6011 domain-containing protein gives rise to the protein MTEYKECKTCGRQLKDIRSIKRGYGPVCYEKHLKALADEEFRKNQINIYDVMEGER
- a CDS encoding YopX family protein, producing MSDIKIRYIMKHKPSGNVHVVYYSLSQIEQRPLKDLSIVFSDEHEMLSRDIYTGLKDKNGKEIYEGDKYHMGDPNITYTVVWHDAGFVGKQNGASSYAGLTHWQERIEVVGNIYEGDN
- a CDS encoding YqaJ viral recombinase family protein, whose translation is MITTTNDRNRYIGGSEANMIYMNYQSESFIKWWSEKLTELPSKSFTNKSMEVGTILEHDVVDLYERIHNVKGERDKQKVKGIARANTDYILEDKVSDVKVTKKAFEWFLTEKVPIHYKRQLIHYMYVFGLNRASIIAYQTDDNLLNNPFIKLDRYKLYEIPVKITKKEIELHKKKIEYLEFCKEMNVFPEVTNNG
- a CDS encoding DnaA ATPase domain-containing protein yields the protein MLIEKVEEEIKVKGQEPIKVLKDVGRPCHCLKQKSLKNRFKNALIPEEFKNARFDNYKTENETQRTLFNATKDYLKDFPNIMENKPKQNSLGFIATFGETRIRNLSGEERYKVKAEHNSFGLGKTHLQMAAAKWILNNIRIHDEIAPGQKSRFDRGCRVLCVSDIRFMGELINAKMNSDGGQTLNKLLESAIQADVLVWDDIGKVKYSETKEGLYYEIINERYRQQKPIIFSSNEDIGTLSEKIGYAASSRLEEMCGDRLYRVEGKDYRLRREAQ
- a CDS encoding class I SAM-dependent methyltransferase; this encodes MQRILDACCGSRMFWFDKQNKDVLYMDNRELSDTLCDGRKLEVRPDLIADFRNMPFEDETFYLVVFDPPHLLRIGDSSWMAKKYGKLSEDWPNDIKKGFDECMRVLKPNGTLIFKWNEDQIKLGEILNVIKVKPLFGNRRSKTHWLVFMK
- a CDS encoding HNH endonuclease; translated protein: MANPAPKPNHKRRVPKQKNRTRITNKVRREVLRRSEGKCERCGRTSAYAFEMAHLQQASKGGLGNDPANIVLLCGPSVNTGTCHNFADYTAEGRAWRMKKREELERYYGK
- a CDS encoding Holliday junction resolvase, which produces MIKLTIPGDMPDFNNIIKVSKSHPMAYANLKKQYTDLTVLYARNLPFINKANLNFTWYCKNKRKDKDNIMTGQKFIIDGLIKAGVLKNDGWAQIGDLNHSFEVDKYNPRIEVVLEEIA
- a CDS encoding MazG-like family protein → MNLNELTTNIEQWAVNKGLDEAQPEKQMLKLVEEVGELAEGLAKGNLDQVIDSVGDVYVVLTILSMQMDLDIKDCIAAAYAEISDRKGEMVNGIFIKEEDL